A genomic window from Silene latifolia isolate original U9 population chromosome 11, ASM4854445v1, whole genome shotgun sequence includes:
- the LOC141613505 gene encoding LOW QUALITY PROTEIN: protein NO VEIN-LIKE (The sequence of the model RefSeq protein was modified relative to this genomic sequence to represent the inferred CDS: substituted 2 bases at 2 genomic stop codons) — MVACGTEHVSSWKVSHAALVRLKADSWXALGFQMQEIPPLRQVLFTEGKVNHIRLLIFNMLVQSYVRFSGTVRKKQFIFVILYEISIGHTLSPYHFLCLCQINAFIHCHVATHRITSLFDLQEALCKNEGVEKFEELELGPILMQPLVIHYFSISNGIDEVYEITTEKIVALLALXLHRKLRDANVEEFLEFIARKYNITSKEKLGVRIQSLG, encoded by the exons ATGGTTGCTTGTGGTACGGAGCATGTTTCGTCTTGGAAGGTTTCACATGCGGCTTTGGTTAGATTAAAGGCGGATTCTTGGTAGGCTTTAGGGTTTCAAATGCAGGAAATTCCGCCACTTCGTCAGGTTCTTTTTACTGAAGGAAAGGTCAATCACATTCGCCTTTTGATATTCAATATGTTAGTTCAAAGTTACGTGCGATTTTCTG GAACAGTTAGAAAGAAACAATTCATCTTTGTCATTTTGTATGAAATTAGTATTGGCCATACACTCAGTCCTTACCATTTTCTTTGCTTATGTCAGATCAATGCCTTCATCCACTGCCATGTAGCTACTCATAGGATAACTTCTTTGTTTGATTTGCAAGAGGCATTATGCAAAAATGAGGGCGTTGAGAAGTTTGAAGAGCTAGAATTGGGTCCCATCCTAATGCAACCACTTGTAATTCACTACTTCTCTATAAGCAATGGTATAGACGAAGTGTACGAGATAACAACTGAGAAAATAGTTGCCCTTCTTGCTTTGTAGCTTCATCGCAAACTTCGAGATGCTAACGTTGAGGAATTTTTGGAGTTCATTGCAAGGAAGTATAATATAACAAGCAAGGAGAAACTTGGGGTGCGGATCCAGAGTCTTGGgtaa